Proteins found in one Candidatus Eisenbacteria bacterium genomic segment:
- a CDS encoding ATP-binding protein gives MASAPDSHSPTVLLVDHDLARLAVTRGLLEREGHPVVVARDAAMGVAVADASIGVIVLADELPLVPARRLIGTVRERNAAMQVVLYASPRSGELCRETLERMGVHTYVREGDGADRLLGAVDAAMRTYVQVSQAQASDRLKMELLASVSHEFRSPLNIVLGYLELAAEGAFGTYSEALSEALGKVSWNAGHLLELVEDFLDLAKLESSTIEVEKVDVGALVGALVRDHELIVQERPISLRADVQGQLPPVLAEGPKLRVIVQNLLSNALKFTERGEVVVTAEAPMAGVVQVHVRDTGPGIPPEACGAVFDLYRQLGPGDLRTKGIGLGLALARRFACAMGGDLTVKSTVGVGSTFTLTLPAADAGAPALNFVLH, from the coding sequence GTGGCCTCCGCACCCGACTCGCATTCGCCGACCGTCCTCCTCGTCGACCACGACCTCGCACGGCTCGCAGTCACCCGGGGCCTCCTCGAGCGCGAGGGACATCCCGTCGTGGTGGCCCGCGACGCCGCCATGGGGGTCGCGGTGGCCGATGCCTCGATCGGGGTCATCGTCCTCGCCGACGAGCTGCCTCTGGTCCCCGCACGCCGCCTGATCGGTACGGTGCGCGAGCGCAACGCCGCCATGCAGGTGGTGCTCTACGCGAGCCCGCGCTCGGGCGAGCTCTGCCGCGAGACGCTCGAGCGGATGGGCGTGCATACGTACGTGCGGGAGGGCGACGGGGCCGATCGCCTGCTCGGGGCCGTCGACGCGGCGATGCGCACCTATGTGCAGGTGTCCCAGGCGCAGGCGTCCGACCGCCTGAAGATGGAGCTGCTGGCGTCGGTCTCGCACGAGTTCCGCTCGCCGCTGAACATCGTCCTCGGCTACCTCGAGCTCGCCGCCGAGGGCGCGTTCGGTACCTACTCCGAGGCGCTGAGCGAGGCGCTCGGCAAGGTCTCCTGGAACGCGGGGCACCTGCTCGAGCTGGTCGAGGACTTCCTCGACCTCGCCAAGCTCGAGTCGAGCACGATCGAGGTCGAGAAGGTCGACGTGGGCGCCCTCGTCGGCGCGCTCGTCCGCGACCACGAGCTGATCGTCCAGGAACGACCGATCTCGCTGCGCGCCGACGTGCAGGGGCAGCTTCCGCCCGTCCTCGCCGAGGGCCCGAAGCTGCGCGTCATCGTGCAGAACCTGCTCTCGAACGCGCTCAAGTTCACCGAGCGCGGCGAGGTCGTGGTGACAGCCGAGGCGCCGATGGCCGGCGTCGTGCAGGTCCACGTGCGCGACACGGGGCCCGGCATCCCGCCCGAAGCGTGCGGCGCCGTGTTCGATCTCTATCGCCAGCTCGGGCCGGGCGACCTGCGTACGAAGGGGATCGGTCTCGGTCTCGCACTCGCCCGCCGCTTCGCCTGCGCGATGGGCGGCGACCTCACGGTGAAGAGCACGGTCGGCGTCGGCTCGACGTTTACGCTGACGCTCCCCGCTGCCGACGCCGGCGCCCCCGCCCTGAACTTCGTGCTGCACTAG